The following are encoded in a window of Providencia rettgeri genomic DNA:
- the rsxB gene encoding electron transport complex subunit RsxB, whose protein sequence is MMSVWIAIGILAVFGLIFGLILGYASLRFKVEADPIVEQVEAILPQSQCGQCSYPGCRPYAEAVANNGEMINKCAPGGEQVMLKIAELLNVDPQPIDGDEAAQNPVRKVAIIDEENCIGCTKCIQACPVDAIVGATRAMHTVIEDLCTGCDLCVAPCPTDCIELVPVKTTTANWKWDLNTIPVKNISIETIEQPVMKVRENSHA, encoded by the coding sequence ATGATGTCTGTATGGATTGCCATCGGTATCTTAGCCGTCTTTGGCTTAATTTTTGGCCTGATCTTAGGCTACGCCTCGTTACGTTTTAAAGTAGAAGCTGACCCTATCGTCGAGCAAGTTGAAGCTATTTTACCGCAAAGCCAATGTGGTCAATGTAGTTACCCGGGCTGTCGCCCTTATGCTGAAGCTGTTGCCAATAATGGGGAGATGATCAACAAATGTGCGCCAGGTGGCGAACAGGTTATGCTAAAAATAGCTGAACTGCTTAATGTCGACCCACAACCGATTGATGGGGATGAGGCGGCACAAAACCCTGTACGTAAGGTCGCAATTATCGATGAAGAGAATTGTATTGGCTGCACAAAGTGCATCCAAGCTTGCCCTGTTGACGCTATTGTGGGAGCGACACGGGCAATGCATACCGTGATTGAAGATTTATGCACCGGATGCGACTTGTGTGTTGCCCCTTGCCCAACTGACTGTATTGAACTTGTGCCAGTGAAAACGACAACTGCCAATTGGAAATGGGATTTAAATACGATCCCTGTTAAAAATATTTCTATAGAAACGATTGAACAACCTGTGATGAAAGTAAGGGAGAACTCCCATGCTTAA